In Rhodamnia argentea isolate NSW1041297 chromosome 4, ASM2092103v1, whole genome shotgun sequence, the following proteins share a genomic window:
- the LOC125314651 gene encoding E3 ubiquitin-protein ligase RNF181-like, which translates to MNAIPPDGEVVNPEAAPEVLAPDPVTTIPAEEDGEVVEPLDAEQSPELDEAELAARYGMENIVEVSTGGYESDPNQDQVTQGVSRSAIEKLERNSCCVWDGGGCCCICLEELNGVDKVMEIPCSHLFHSKCIVKWFERTDSCPLCRSKVEVEDPE; encoded by the exons ATGAATGCTATACCACCAGATGGAGAGGTGGTGAATCCCGAGgctgcacctgaagttttggcacCCGACCCCGTAACTACGATACCTGcggaagaagatggcgaagtcGTGGAGCCTTTGGATGCCGAGCAGTCTCCAGAGTTGGATGAGGCCGAGCTGGCAGCCCGATACGG AATGGAAAACATTGTGGAAGTCTCCACTGGAGGATACGAGTCAGACCCCAATCAAGATCAAGTCACCCAGGGCGTCTCCAGAAGCGCCATTGAAAAGCTCGAGAGGAACAGTTGCTGTGTCTGGGACGGCGGCGGATGCTGCTGTATTTGTTTAGAGGAACTGAATGGGGTAGACAAAGTGATGGAGATACCGTGTTCGCATCTCTTTCACAGCAAATGCATTGTCAAGTGGTTCGAGAGGACTGACTCGTGTCCGCTTTGTCGTAGCAAAGTAGAAGTAGAAGATCCAGAGTAG